ATTGAGGAAAGTAGGCGGAATGAAACGCGACATACTGTTTGTTGAGAGATGTCTAGATCTCCTTAAGCCTGGTGGCCGCATGGCAATTGTACTTCCTCAGGGCAATTTAAATAATCTAGGAACTCGTGCGCTTCGTGCCTATATGGCTGGACGCGCGCGTTTGCTCGGAGTCATTGGTTTACATGTAAATTCCTTTAAACCGTTCACAGGCACTAAGACAAGTGTCGTTTTCCTTCAAAAGTGGGGAGATGATGGGGGTGAACTTCTTCAAAACTATCCTGTGTTTATGGCGACGAGTCAGCGGAGTGGGAAAAACAACAGTGGAGAATACGAATTTAAAACGGACGACAAGGGCATCCAGATAGATGAGGACGGCGTTCCCGTTACTGAGAGCGGGCGCCCCGCGGCCATCGATCATGATCTCGACGACATCGCTAATGCCTTTGTAAAGTGGGGACAAAAAGAAGGGCTCCATTTCTTGGCTGAAAATTAGCTATGGCTATTGTTGCAACAGTTGAGATCAATCAATTGCTGGACTATCGCTTTGATGCAGAGTGTTACCGGCCAGAGCTGCAAGAAGCTGAACGGCGTGTAGCGGCGCTGAAGCCCCGTACACTCGAAAGCGTAGCTACCATTTCCGATGGGAACCACGTTTCCATCGCTGGTTATTTCCGCAGTTCGGGTGTGCGCTATCTTAAAGGCGCAGAGGTTGCGGATGCGTTCGTGGATGATGCAGAACCCACGTATATACCTCCTAGCGTCTATTCTGATATTAAGCGAGCACAGGTCTTTCCTGGTGATGTGCTGCTATCAGTTATTGGATCTGTTGGACCAGTTGCGCTCGTCACTGAGAAGTATGATCGGTTGAGTTGTAGCTGCAAGCTGGCAATTCTCCGCCCATACGGGATAAGTGCCGCACTGCTGGTGGCCTATCTGCTTTCACCCACTGGACAGGCCCTGTTATTGCGCCGCAATCGTGGTTCGGTTCAACAGGGGGTTGTACTTCCCGATATCCGGAGCTTTCCAGTCCCGCGCTTCAGTAACGGCCTACGTATTAAAGTAGAGGAGTTAATGTCCGAGGCAGCGAAAGAGAAACGGCGTGCCGATGTGCTCTATCCAGAGGCTGAAGCAGAGTTGCTCGAACGACTGGGTTGGAAAGAATTGCAGCAACAGCCTCACGAACTGTCGTATGTAACTGACTTTAAGGAAGTGTTGAATGCAGTTCGTGCAGATGCCGAGTTTTTCGAGCCGCGGCATAAGCGGCTTTCTCATCAATTGCAAAAAGCCGGCGCATTAAGAATCAGCCAATTCTGTGAGAAGCCATCCCGAGGTGTACAGCCGCTTCTCGTCGAAAACGGGGAAATTGCTGTGGTAGACAGCAAGGCCGTGCGGCCATTGGGCGTCCAGCCTGCGCCGTCAGAGAGAACAACGCGTGCTTTCTACGCAGAACCGACGAATGCGAAGGGGCGCGTCCGGAGTGGGGATGTATTATTGAACTCCACCGGTCGCGGTACCCTAGGGCGCGCGGCCCCTTATCAATCTACCTTACCTGCTCTATGCGACAACCACCTAACGATTTTGCGTTCCGATCCTGATTTATGCCATTACAAATACCTCGCACTCTTTCTTAATTCTCCTGCTGGGCTGGCGCAGAGTCTCCAATTTCAGACTGGTTCTTCTGGTCAGCTTGAGATTTATCCAGAGCATATTCAGCAGTTCCAAGTCTTCCTCCCGCGTCAAGGTAACGGCAGGGTAGACCTCGCATGGCAGCAACGCCTCGCCGCTATGGTTACAGACGCCCGAGAATTGAAGAACTCCGCACGCACTAAGCTGGATGAAGCCAAACGCTTGGTTGAAAGAGCCATAATGGCTTAGACCTATTGGTGGAAGGTCAACTTACTTGGTTTTGGTTCTGGCGACCGAGAGCCCAGCCCAGCAATACTTACATGCAACAAAGAAGAATAAGGGGGTATGTGTGGCCGTAAAACCGGCATATAACAGAGCTGCTTTAGCCAGGTTTCCCGCCACTTTATATCACTGGACGAATATCGCTAAGTTGCTGTAATGGATGAAGATAGCGAAACCACGCACTAGCGTAAGACGTCTCAAAAGTGGCTCAAATCAAATCCCGGCTTTTGGCACTAGCCATCGGCATATCTCGCAAGTCATAGCTGTTTCTCCACCTCTCCTATGAGCCTGCCCGCAGATACCCTCAACGCTTCCGATAGCTTCAGGATCACTCTGAAAGTAGGGGACTTTAGTCCCCGTTCAAGTTGACTTATATAGGTCCGATGAACCTCCACTCTGAACGCCAGCTCCTCATGAGAAATGCCCAAACGCCTGCGCATGCGCGCAATTGCATATTCCGACGAAGTCGGCCACCGATTCCGAGAAGGCTCGAAAAAGTGGCCGACTTCGTCTCGGGATCAGTGGCCGCGTTCCGTCGGAACGGGTGGCCGACTTGCGTCGGAATCAGTGGCCGGCTTGGGTCGGAATACGCACGCAATCTCGTTACCCCCCAAATTATCTCAGGGGTCTGCCCGCTGGCCACCATGCCAACGATCCTACCCAGATAAATACTATCGACTACAGACTATAGTATTCACCTGCCTTACATTGCCTTCTTTTAAGGAATGAACCAAACCGAAAGGATATCTTCAGCACTCACCTTGACTCTTTTTTCTGCAACCTTGGAAGAATCGGAAGACGAATCCATGTAAATAGGCAGATCGAACGGCCTAGCCCGTCGACACAACCTTAATGAGCACGGCGACAAACACTCTTTCATTTAAAGAGATCGGAGATTGCCCAAGGCCTTGGAAGGCGAGACACCTGTGGCGAGAAAGAAGAATGGCTGAAAATGAAGATGGTCCGCCGATTGTCGATGTCGCGGACAGTATCGTCAATGAACAAGACCGGGACAGAATGCTACAAACCGTTCAGCGCAATGCACTGCTTCATGATGATCTAAAGAAGGAAGTTAAGAAACACTGGCCATTCCAGTGGCCATTTCGAGAGAAAGTCTAAGCATGTGGATTCGTCACATCGTTGAAGATTTATACTACCTGCGCAAATATTGATCGATAGTCCATGGCGGTTAATGGGAATCTTGTTCGGGTACTATTTCTGAAGCGTCATCTGTTTCTGTATTCATACTATTCCAACCTTCAATGATAGCCACAAAAGTTGGTCCTTATGCCGCTTGGATGTGGAAGTAGCCAGAAATAGGGTTACAGCTAGTCAAAACCGAACGTTGATCACCTCCCCCAGTGGTTGCAACAAAGGAGTCTTCTTAAATGCCCGATAACAAATGGCCCCATGCAACAGAATGGAAGAATCTTTCCATAGGATTGTACTCGCTTGCGATTCTTGTTTGGCTGGGTGCTGTGTTGATGGGGAAGGTTGTGGAATCCTTTGGAGAAATAACGTTGGGGATAACCAAAATCCTATGGGAAGGGCTATTCGGCATAAGGGAAGGAGGCGAGCTGGCCATGCTGTGGTTGCTAACGGTAGCAGTCACTCTCTATAGCCTCACTCGAACTGCCAGTTTCTTATATGAGTATTGGATGGATCGTCGGGTGGTCTATAACATCCTCAAGTGCCGAGATTTTGCGCTTGAAGGCTATGTGAAGGCAGTTCATCGGGAGACACGACATATGAATCTACGCCTTGCTTTCGCTGAAGTTCGAGAGCGTGCAGAAAATGTACTTGTAATACTTAAAGAGATAGAAGCCGCACAACAATCGAAACATTCATAAGCTTGACACTACCAAACTCATTTTAAGTTCAGACGTCCTGTTATCCCGGCTTCCTGCTCATGACCGACGAAACTCCTAATTAAGCACGTAAACCAAATATTAGCTTCAAACTGGGGTCGCATCCTAACTGGACCCAGCAGGATTTAAACGATGCCATGCAATCGGCCTCATGGGATCATTCCCCTTCACTGTAAATGTCTCAACAAGCCCTACTTGCCTGAGGAGTGCTATGGCTGATCTGACTCGCTGTGAATCGAGCTGATGACTTAGCCAACGAAGCAGTCGACTATGGGGAATCATTCCATTACATTTCAAAAGAACACGCATAACAAGTAAAGCATCCCACCAGCCACGAGCATCCTCTGACATCGCGAATCTATTCTTTACAGTTCGAACCGACGCTCCTTTCCGCAGCGGCTCCATAAGGTAGATAAGCGGCGGACAATTTCGATATATCTGAAAAACAATCGGATCTATCGCCATTTTTTCGCACACGACCTTCAAGAGGGCCTTTGACTCCTCTCGTTCAGTCCACCAATCCTCAAGGACCGAAAACAGCTCAGCAACCATTCTCTTGTCTGCCCAGTCGATTTCTTCGATAACTTCCAACAACTCTCCCTCTTGTTCCTTATCTGCCATGGCTTGAATTCCCATCTGTCTTTTTCTAAATAACGGACCTCAGCATCCAAGCAATGCAACCAGCTGAGACAGCCCCTAAGCCTTTCGAAGACACTGTCTGTACTGCGTCAGAAACAGGGTACTGCTAGCGGCAATGATGAGGGCCGATACTCAGCCGAGAGCTTCTGCTTGATCGAGCATTCCAGCCTTGCGAGATTTTTACTCCGCCTGACAGGACAGCTTTCCTAGACATGCTATTCACTCTTCACTATTCACCTGCCTGCTGCATCAGGAGTGAATGAGTGAATACGGTGAATGGGTGGATGAGTGAACGGGATGAACGGTGAACAGAAGGAATGGTGAATATATATATTAAGATTACATGGCGGATGCATGTGCAGCTGCATAAGTCCCATCTTCCTTGCTCACTACATGTCCATCTCTAAGAAGAGCTCTGACGAGATGCTTGACGCTATCATGCGACAACTCACAAGATGCCGCGATCTCCTTTGGACTCATTGCCCTTCCTGCCTTTTCCAAGAAGCCTACAATTGCCTTACGCTCAGGGCTCAGCATCGATTTCGAGTCAACTTTCACTGTCTTCCATTCACAAGTTTCTTCGTCGAATGAGAGATTTATTTCTTGTTCGTCAAGGTCTCTCCCAGTGACTATCAACGCGGCATCTCGTGCACCTCGCCTCCGTGTCAGTATTGCGATGGAATCCGCTGCGCCAGTGAGTCCTGTTGAACCCAGAACCGTGTCTACAGCGTCTGATGCTTTAGCCTTGCGAGTGTGATGAATGGCCACCACCGCCAGGTGATGCTTTTGCCCAAGAGCCTGTAACATTGCTCCCAGCATTCCATCTTCTTCATATGCGTCAGCGTTTTTTACGTGTGGCGGGCGCAGACGAGCGAGCGTATCCGTGATGATCAACCGACAACGACTATGCATTTTCACCCAATCCTCCAGTAGTTCCAACCCGCCGTCCTTTAAGCGAGGCCATTCCGTTACTAGGTGCAGACTGTCCGGGGCAGGTGCGCCACCTAGAATTTTCTTCAATCGATCCTGGAGCCGTCGCCGGTTATCCTCCAAGGCTAGATAGAGCACCTCACCCGCCTCAACCTCGATCTCTCCAAACACTCTCCGCCCATTAGTAATCGCGAGCGCAATGGACAGCGCCATCCAACTCTTGCCCAACTTCGGCTTTCCTACGAGCAGGTTAAATCCCTCAGGAATCAAGTTGGGCACAGCCCATCTCGGCTCAGGCAATTCAATACTGACAAGTGCAGACGCGGAGATAATTTTCGCGTGAGTATCCCTCCCTGCTCCTAGCGTCTCACTCACGAGGCTCATCCCGGCAGACCAGCATGTGATCAGCGGTCTCATAGGCTGCTTTGGCAAGCTCCCAATCTTCTAGATGCGGCGCAAGTGCCTGTAGGGCAAACAAGGCAAATAAGTCCCGCAATGTGAGTTCAGCAAGTGTAGGCATAATCTTCTTCCTCATTTTGTTTGTGATTCAAACTATAGGCTTTCTTTGCTCAGGAGCCCGCATCCATCTGTTCAACCTGATCAATTGCCCGAGCAAATCCTTTGGCAAGAATTCGATTTATCGACTCCTCGGGAATCCTCACCGCGCGTGCACCTGGCCTGACTGTATCAATGCGTTTTTCGAGAATCATTCGACGAATAGTAGAGGCCCGAAGGCATAATTTTTCAGCCGCCTGCTGCACGGTCAGTAACCTTCCAATGTGACGCATACGCTTCCTCCCAAGTGGTTATTTGCTCATGTATGGCGTTCTATGCTACAAAGCCACTACGCATACAAGAAGATAGGATAGGCTAGTTTTTAAAAGCAATAAATCGTGATCTCTCGTTAGGGGAAAAATCACCGCAATCAGAATAGTCGCGGCTTTTCCCTCATACGAGCACTGAAATCCCCTACTCATGGAGCAAAAGATGGATCCAACGACAAATGAATCTGACCATGTGCCTTTGGAAGCGCATTCCGAATGGTCCGCCCATGCGAGACATTATGAAGAGTTAGAGAAGGCTCAATCTCGGATCGGCAGGACGCCGCTTAAGACAATGCAATGGGCCATGGGGCTCCAAGCGATTACAGAGGAACGGCTCGCAAGTCTGTCGAAAGGAGACTTTGAAAATCTCTCCTATGAGCTCGCTCTATTTTCAATCCTGGGGACGCGAAGACTACAACGAATCAAGGCTGGTAAGACCATTCTTATGGACGGCACATGGGGAGGAGCCAACTGGGGAGATAAGAAATCATTTGGCGAGTCTATTCCAAACTCACGAGAAGTCAGAAATTTGTTGGTAGAACTGACCCGATTGATTGAAAACGTACTCACCTATAAAAAAGCGGACATTACACTTGATCAAACAAAGATCGTCATATGGGTGGGAAAAGATTGTGGTGGACTCATCACCCTTTACGGACGCATTCAAGATCGATTTAAGTTTCATATCGCCCAGCTTCTAGCCGACTTCGGTTCAAGGCTCAAACGATGCGCCGCCGATGACTGTTCAAAAAGTTTTGTCTCTGTGAGAGAGAAGCAGCTTTACTGCTCAAAAAAATGTGAAAGCCGGATCACGACCCGTCGGTTAAGACACGCTCAGGCTGGCATAGAAAAACAAATCCCCGCGCCACAACCCAAACTCAATAATAAGCACCATCGGACA
This genomic window from Nitrospira sp. CR1.1 contains:
- a CDS encoding N-6 DNA methylase, whose protein sequence is MKRDILFVERCLDLLKPGGRMAIVLPQGNLNNLGTRALRAYMAGRARLLGVIGLHVNSFKPFTGTKTSVVFLQKWGDDGGELLQNYPVFMATSQRSGKNNSGEYEFKTDDKGIQIDEDGVPVTESGRPAAIDHDLDDIANAFVKWGQKEGLHFLAEN
- a CDS encoding helix-turn-helix domain-containing protein — encoded protein: MRRRLGISHEELAFRVEVHRTYISQLERGLKSPTFRVILKLSEALRVSAGRLIGEVEKQL
- a CDS encoding AAA family ATPase → MRPLITCWSAGMSLVSETLGAGRDTHAKIISASALVSIELPEPRWAVPNLIPEGFNLLVGKPKLGKSWMALSIALAITNGRRVFGEIEVEAGEVLYLALEDNRRRLQDRLKKILGGAPAPDSLHLVTEWPRLKDGGLELLEDWVKMHSRCRLIITDTLARLRPPHVKNADAYEEDGMLGAMLQALGQKHHLAVVAIHHTRKAKASDAVDTVLGSTGLTGAADSIAILTRRRGARDAALIVTGRDLDEQEINLSFDEETCEWKTVKVDSKSMLSPERKAIVGFLEKAGRAMSPKEIAASCELSHDSVKHLVRALLRDGHVVSKEDGTYAAAHASAM
- a CDS encoding helix-turn-helix domain-containing protein, translating into MRHIGRLLTVQQAAEKLCLRASTIRRMILEKRIDTVRPGARAVRIPEESINRILAKGFARAIDQVEQMDAGS